In a single window of the Nocardiopsis composta genome:
- a CDS encoding isochorismatase family protein — translation MSHSASLRSVIGLDGTPPRLAESTLVMIDFQNTYRTGVMALEGAEPALAAGARLLAAARAAGAPVVHVVNDGGEGTPYDIRAEIGAISPEVAPADGEPVVVKGFPDSFHRTDLEKTLRALGSGTDLVLAGFMAHMCVAFTAQGAFNRGYRPTVVAEATATRPLAAPGGGTVSAADLRRASLTAVTDLFGIVVPTVEDLTA, via the coding sequence ATGAGCCATTCCGCATCCCTGCGCAGCGTCATCGGCCTCGACGGCACGCCGCCCCGCCTCGCCGAGTCGACCCTGGTCATGATCGACTTCCAGAACACCTACCGGACCGGGGTCATGGCCCTGGAAGGCGCCGAGCCCGCCCTGGCCGCCGGGGCCCGCCTGCTCGCCGCCGCCCGCGCGGCCGGGGCGCCGGTGGTGCACGTCGTCAACGACGGCGGCGAGGGCACCCCCTACGACATCCGCGCCGAGATCGGCGCGATCAGCCCCGAGGTGGCGCCCGCGGACGGCGAGCCGGTCGTGGTCAAGGGGTTCCCCGACTCCTTCCACCGCACCGACCTGGAGAAGACCCTGCGCGCCCTGGGATCCGGGACCGACCTGGTGCTGGCCGGGTTCATGGCGCACATGTGCGTGGCCTTCACCGCCCAGGGCGCGTTCAACCGCGGCTACCGGCCCACCGTCGTCGCCGAGGCGACCGCCACCCGTCCCCTGGCCGCGCCCGGCGGCGGCACCGTGTCCGCCGCCGACCTCCGGCGGGCGAGCCTGACCGCCGTCACCGACCTGTTCGGCATCGTGGTCCCCACCGTCGAGGACCTCACCGCTTGA
- a CDS encoding TetR/AcrR family transcriptional regulator yields MPRGARRPGRPAKTSIGRILDAAEELGLENLTRAGVAAHLGVSAATIRHHVESTGRLYSLTCARIFDRLDLDANDAATWHDYLLTIGLRFTDLVTAHPGLEDYVLRGPYERTTLDRFEHIMGELLRRDASLTRPAAHLLGSRILTLGAAMRTSPLQRYPDGTAPPSGPQREVAAWTLRAFLVGAEELASRGELPATTPTPDAAWTHIDRQEDAAR; encoded by the coding sequence ATGCCGAGAGGAGCACGGCGCCCCGGGCGCCCGGCCAAGACGTCGATCGGCCGCATCCTCGATGCGGCCGAGGAGCTGGGCCTGGAGAACCTGACCCGCGCCGGTGTCGCCGCCCACCTGGGCGTCTCCGCGGCCACCATCCGCCACCACGTCGAGTCCACCGGCCGGCTGTACTCGCTGACCTGCGCGAGGATCTTCGACAGACTGGACCTCGACGCGAACGACGCCGCCACCTGGCACGACTACCTGCTGACGATCGGACTGCGCTTCACCGACCTGGTGACCGCCCACCCCGGCCTGGAGGACTACGTGCTCCGCGGGCCGTACGAGCGCACCACCCTGGACCGGTTCGAGCACATCATGGGCGAGCTGCTGCGCAGGGACGCCTCGCTGACACGCCCCGCGGCGCACCTGCTGGGGTCCCGGATCCTCACCCTCGGCGCCGCGATGAGGACGTCGCCCCTGCAGCGCTACCCCGACGGAACGGCCCCGCCCTCCGGCCCGCAGCGGGAGGTGGCCGCCTGGACGCTCCGCGCCTTCCTGGTCGGAGCGGAGGAACTCGCCTCCCGCGGGGAACTGCCCGCCACGACGCCCACCCCGGACGCGGCCTGGACGCACATCGATCGGCAGGAGGACGCGGCGCGCTGA
- a CDS encoding siderophore-interacting protein translates to MANATGPDIGPPPGMVMAQAAIAALDRDRSGYARVVLESPAFAELAPGGAAPVFKVFIPPRPGEAPVLPALGEKYLPSWPPQAERPTVRSYTALDFSPGGTAVEFAALGHRGGWWLDGFSPR, encoded by the coding sequence ATGGCGAACGCGACGGGGCCGGACATCGGGCCGCCCCCGGGGATGGTGATGGCGCAGGCCGCGATCGCCGCCCTGGACCGGGACCGGAGCGGCTACGCGCGGGTCGTCCTGGAGTCGCCGGCCTTCGCAGAGCTGGCGCCCGGCGGAGCGGCCCCCGTGTTCAAGGTGTTCATCCCGCCCCGGCCCGGCGAGGCGCCGGTGCTGCCGGCCCTCGGCGAGAAGTACCTGCCCAGCTGGCCCCCGCAGGCCGAGCGGCCGACCGTCCGCTCCTACACCGCGCTGGACTTCTCCCCGGGCGGAACGGCGGTCGAGTTCGCAGCCCTCGGCCACCGCGGCGGGTGGTGGCTCGACGGGTTCTCCCCCCGGTGA
- a CDS encoding outer membrane protein assembly factor BamB family protein — translation MKKVQEALRRHPRRTAIAAAALALALVAAGLGAVLLRPGGPALSVSPEAYLDTGRDLGMQRVIAAGFRGDSAVVMGTFGNERLRLAVVDADSGEPRWVRDTGTLLDADAALSHADLVVPPSSREVAAPVLTGSGDDWSVIVPYFVSGQEGDTDPEEQGVAALSGSDGSVRWKRETTGPPRVLDGAEETVLVGVRAPGEGSEERTGEGKVTSLALDAADGGKALWKHEGIWVHRLAGDTALGEFAPEDWIPGDPALNADMLAEGHRSLAFDARTGRPKWDLDGAFSRSGVVEATEGWAVLYAVPENGWLPARTAVVDTDTGEEAFSLRSRLGTEPPGCAVGEDGLLVCVHEAGDTFELISVAPGEPGVQRSAEIAGLDTDSMSSVRVQAVSGGRIHLAGSRWSEGEDEEKRFAVDRFGALLAEDLPGEVVAAAPDRVAVTAVLAGEDGAEPVEFRRTAEGGTPPAPESDPAAVEALPIGQAPRFALSTSAFDGPALGGTELDTDPYDLHDAALAGGSLVYSAETGDGSVISGLDPDTGKERWTLGDVGGPDGIGYFRLDPEELPFAGADGGTLLVPHSLDGGRDGVSGVSAEDGRLLWTEPFGGGAGSLDHLIGSEEDLFAAYRTDIGDSSVTAARTEVREADSGRLVHTEEDAEAAGIGGGVLVVERRTPPYDPAPAGPPADDVAGVDPRTGEERWSLDGRYERPRVAAVAGDRAVLVEHGGGTAVLDPATGEEIAATATRADRCSGTAEPLLVCRAGGNGTGDGSAFPVVVEVGGDRASIRLLPGIPAPERLSGLERWLFAPDPDPLEREAAADRSGEAPYLMHDAYGRPLRDGLPGRAVAADDEHVVLLDGGPDGPARLTVHRRG, via the coding sequence GTGAAGAAGGTGCAGGAGGCACTGCGCAGGCATCCGCGCAGGACCGCGATCGCCGCCGCCGCGCTGGCACTCGCCCTGGTCGCCGCCGGGCTGGGGGCGGTGCTGCTCCGGCCGGGCGGGCCGGCGCTCTCGGTGAGCCCCGAGGCGTACCTGGACACCGGCCGCGACCTCGGCATGCAGAGGGTGATCGCGGCCGGGTTCCGCGGTGACTCCGCCGTGGTCATGGGGACCTTCGGGAACGAGCGGCTGCGGCTGGCGGTGGTGGACGCCGACAGCGGGGAGCCGCGCTGGGTGCGCGACACCGGCACCCTGCTCGACGCCGACGCGGCGCTGAGCCACGCCGACCTGGTCGTCCCGCCCTCCTCCCGGGAGGTCGCGGCCCCGGTGCTGACCGGGTCCGGGGACGACTGGTCGGTGATCGTGCCCTACTTCGTCTCCGGCCAGGAGGGCGACACCGACCCCGAGGAGCAGGGCGTCGCCGCCCTCTCCGGCTCCGACGGCTCGGTCCGGTGGAAGCGGGAGACGACCGGCCCGCCCCGCGTCCTGGACGGGGCGGAGGAGACCGTCCTGGTCGGCGTCAGGGCCCCCGGCGAGGGATCCGAGGAGAGGACCGGGGAGGGGAAGGTGACCTCGCTGGCCCTGGACGCGGCGGACGGCGGAAAGGCGCTCTGGAAGCACGAGGGCATATGGGTGCACCGCCTCGCCGGCGACACCGCGCTCGGCGAGTTCGCCCCTGAGGACTGGATCCCCGGCGACCCGGCCCTCAACGCGGACATGCTCGCCGAAGGGCACCGGAGCCTCGCGTTCGACGCCCGGACCGGCCGCCCGAAGTGGGACCTGGACGGAGCGTTCTCCAGGTCGGGCGTCGTGGAGGCGACGGAGGGGTGGGCGGTCCTGTACGCCGTCCCTGAGAACGGCTGGCTCCCGGCACGGACCGCGGTCGTCGACACCGATACCGGCGAGGAGGCGTTCTCTCTCCGCAGCCGCCTCGGAACCGAACCCCCCGGCTGCGCGGTCGGCGAGGACGGCCTGCTCGTCTGCGTGCATGAGGCCGGCGACACGTTCGAGCTGATCAGCGTGGCCCCCGGAGAGCCCGGTGTGCAGCGGAGTGCGGAGATCGCCGGCCTGGACACCGACAGCATGTCGTCGGTGCGGGTGCAGGCCGTGTCCGGCGGGCGGATCCATTTGGCGGGCTCCCGGTGGAGCGAAGGAGAGGATGAGGAGAAGCGCTTCGCGGTCGACCGCTTCGGGGCGCTCCTGGCCGAGGACCTGCCGGGGGAGGTCGTCGCGGCCGCACCGGACCGCGTCGCCGTCACCGCCGTCCTCGCCGGCGAGGACGGCGCCGAGCCGGTCGAGTTCCGCCGCACGGCCGAAGGCGGCACTCCCCCCGCCCCGGAGAGCGATCCGGCGGCGGTGGAAGCACTGCCGATCGGGCAGGCGCCCCGGTTCGCCCTCTCCACCTCCGCCTTCGACGGCCCGGCGCTGGGCGGCACCGAGCTCGACACGGACCCGTACGATCTCCACGACGCCGCCCTCGCCGGCGGTTCCCTGGTCTACTCGGCCGAGACCGGCGACGGGTCCGTCATCTCCGGCCTCGACCCGGACACCGGGAAGGAGCGGTGGACACTCGGAGACGTGGGCGGGCCCGATGGGATCGGCTACTTCCGCCTGGACCCCGAGGAGCTGCCCTTCGCCGGTGCGGACGGCGGCACCCTGCTGGTCCCGCACTCCCTGGACGGTGGACGGGACGGCGTGTCCGGGGTGTCCGCCGAGGACGGGAGGCTCCTCTGGACGGAGCCCTTCGGCGGGGGCGCCGGGTCCCTCGACCACCTCATCGGCTCCGAGGAGGACCTGTTCGCGGCGTACAGGACCGACATCGGGGACTCCTCCGTCACCGCGGCCCGCACCGAGGTCCGGGAGGCGGACTCCGGACGCCTCGTGCACACCGAGGAGGACGCCGAGGCGGCCGGGATCGGCGGCGGCGTCCTGGTGGTCGAGCGGCGCACCCCGCCTTACGACCCCGCCCCGGCCGGGCCGCCCGCCGATGACGTGGCGGGGGTGGACCCGCGCACCGGCGAGGAGCGGTGGAGCCTGGACGGGCGGTACGAGCGGCCCCGGGTCGCCGCGGTCGCCGGGGACCGGGCGGTGCTGGTGGAGCACGGCGGCGGCACCGCGGTGCTGGACCCGGCCACCGGCGAGGAGATCGCCGCCACGGCCACTCGGGCCGACCGCTGCTCGGGCACGGCGGAGCCGCTCCTGGTCTGCCGGGCCGGGGGGAACGGGACCGGCGACGGCAGCGCGTTCCCGGTGGTCGTGGAGGTCGGCGGCGACCGGGCCTCGATCCGGCTGCTGCCGGGGATCCCCGCGCCGGAGAGGCTGTCCGGCCTGGAGCGGTGGCTGTTCGCGCCGGACCCGGACCCCCTCGAGCGCGAGGCTGCGGCCGACAGGAGCGGCGAGGCCCCCTACCTGATGCACGACGCGTACGGCCGCCCGCTCCGCGACGGCCTGCCGGGCCGGGCGGTCGCCGCCGACGACGAGCACGTCGTCCTCCTCGACGGCGGCCCCGACGGACCGGCCCGGCTCACCGTGCACCGCCGAGGATGA
- a CDS encoding ABC transporter substrate-binding protein has product MTLSWTDTQIADALDAPVVAAVRNPDSADGEWPGTDLDDGVAVLDPVEPDLEAIASHRPDLILMTAAQLSFSQAYDRLSQIAPTVSYRRALLQDDGDELTGMIGAALGREAAARRLIASSEEAIEEFTREVGGLDGARVVFAQNHQGSTGVIVAGDSPVVVFFERLGLRVPTELARLAEGGAELGAVQLSEEELHLLDTADAVFVNTPDGEERFMDSPTVRGLDVSERGTVFPTGNELAGLLLTPNPATTGLLLDRLREPLTRVADRREAE; this is encoded by the coding sequence ATCACACTCAGCTGGACCGACACCCAGATCGCGGACGCACTGGACGCGCCGGTCGTCGCGGCCGTGCGGAACCCGGACAGCGCCGACGGCGAATGGCCGGGAACCGACCTGGACGACGGCGTTGCCGTGCTGGACCCGGTGGAGCCGGACCTCGAGGCGATAGCCTCCCACCGGCCCGACCTGATCCTGATGACGGCCGCGCAGCTCTCCTTCTCTCAGGCCTACGACAGGCTGTCGCAGATCGCGCCCACCGTCTCCTACCGCCGTGCGCTGCTCCAGGACGACGGCGACGAGCTCACCGGGATGATCGGCGCCGCCCTGGGCAGGGAAGCCGCCGCCCGGCGGCTCATCGCCTCCTCGGAGGAGGCGATCGAGGAGTTCACCCGGGAGGTCGGCGGGCTGGACGGCGCCCGAGTGGTGTTCGCCCAGAACCACCAGGGCTCCACCGGTGTGATCGTGGCCGGCGACAGCCCGGTCGTCGTGTTCTTCGAACGGCTCGGGCTCCGGGTCCCCACCGAGCTCGCCCGGCTGGCCGAGGGCGGCGCGGAGCTGGGCGCGGTTCAGCTGTCCGAGGAGGAGCTCCACCTCCTGGACACCGCGGACGCCGTATTCGTCAACACCCCTGACGGCGAAGAGCGGTTCATGGACTCCCCCACCGTCCGCGGCCTGGACGTCTCCGAAAGGGGCACCGTCTTCCCCACCGGCAACGAACTCGCCGGCCTGCTGCTGACCCCCAACCCGGCCACCACCGGACTCCTGCTCGACCGGCTGCGCGAGCCGCTGACCCGCGTGGCCGACCGGCGGGAGGCCGAGTGA
- a CDS encoding GlxA family transcriptional regulator — protein sequence MPIPHRVVIAVFPDADLLDVTGPAEVFALANREAGGGAEYEVRLAGPEAGPVATSAGVRVLADLAFAEVGAEVDTLLVPGAVDMHLDGPVARVDGAVVEWVKATAPHARRIASVCVGAHVLAAAGLLEGRRATTHWSTAAQLAAEHPGVRVDPDPIFVRSGRVWTGAGISACMDLALALVAEDHGEDLALAVARQLVMYLRRQGGQSQFSVPLSRPAAARRDIDELRVFITEHLDADLSVPALAERMRLSERHFARVFQQETGTGPAAYVEEARVEAARRLLETTDLPLGRIAAATGTGSVETLHRSFRRRLGTTPAAYRRRFRTAS from the coding sequence ATGCCCATTCCGCACCGCGTCGTCATCGCGGTCTTCCCCGATGCCGACCTGCTCGATGTCACCGGCCCGGCCGAGGTCTTCGCACTGGCCAACCGGGAGGCCGGGGGCGGAGCAGAGTACGAGGTCCGCCTGGCGGGGCCCGAAGCCGGTCCGGTCGCCACGTCGGCCGGGGTGCGGGTGCTGGCCGACCTGGCCTTCGCCGAGGTGGGGGCCGAGGTGGACACGCTGCTGGTGCCCGGCGCGGTGGACATGCACCTGGACGGCCCGGTGGCCCGGGTCGACGGCGCCGTGGTGGAGTGGGTGAAGGCCACCGCGCCGCACGCGCGCCGCATCGCCTCGGTGTGCGTGGGCGCGCACGTGCTCGCGGCCGCCGGGCTGCTGGAGGGCCGGCGGGCGACCACGCACTGGTCGACCGCCGCCCAGCTCGCGGCCGAGCACCCCGGGGTCAGGGTGGATCCCGACCCGATCTTCGTCCGCTCCGGCCGGGTGTGGACCGGCGCCGGGATCAGCGCCTGCATGGATCTGGCGCTGGCCCTGGTGGCCGAGGACCACGGCGAGGACCTGGCCCTGGCCGTGGCCCGGCAGCTGGTCATGTACCTGCGCCGGCAGGGCGGCCAGAGCCAGTTCAGCGTGCCGCTGAGCCGGCCCGCGGCGGCCCGCCGGGACATCGACGAGCTGCGGGTGTTCATCACCGAGCACCTCGACGCCGACCTGTCGGTCCCCGCACTGGCCGAGCGGATGCGCCTGAGCGAGCGCCACTTCGCCCGGGTCTTCCAGCAGGAGACCGGCACCGGCCCGGCCGCCTACGTGGAGGAGGCCCGGGTCGAGGCGGCCCGCCGCCTGCTGGAGACCACCGACCTGCCGCTGGGGCGGATCGCGGCGGCCACCGGAACCGGGTCGGTGGAGACGCTGCACCGCTCCTTCCGCAGGCGGCTCGGCACCACCCCGGCCGCCTACCGGCGCCGCTTCCGCACCGCATCCTGA
- a CDS encoding SAM-dependent methyltransferase — protein sequence MTDGPSSPAPAGSGGTPQIDTTLAHSARIWNYWMGGKDNYPIDREAGDQVIAFFPEITDLARTSREFLIRVVTFLAREAGVRQFLDIGTGMPTANNTHEVAQSIAPESRVVYVDNDPLVLAHARALLVGSPEGVTDYIDADLRDPDAILRRAAETLDFDRPVALMLMGILGHIPEDDIMPILRRLVDALPSGSYLAMYDGTDTSEAYNAAIAVGNEKGAVPYLLRSPESIAARFEGLELLEPGVVPCPLWRPAPIEVGTPRGMDQYGGVARKP from the coding sequence ATGACAGACGGCCCGTCCTCGCCCGCCCCGGCCGGCTCCGGCGGCACGCCGCAGATCGACACCACCCTGGCCCATTCGGCCCGGATCTGGAACTACTGGATGGGCGGCAAGGACAACTACCCGATCGACCGGGAGGCCGGCGACCAGGTGATCGCGTTCTTCCCGGAGATCACGGACCTGGCCCGCACCAGCCGGGAGTTCCTCATCCGGGTGGTGACCTTCCTGGCCCGGGAGGCGGGTGTCCGCCAGTTCCTCGACATCGGCACCGGGATGCCCACCGCGAACAACACCCACGAGGTGGCGCAGTCGATCGCCCCGGAGAGCCGGGTGGTCTACGTGGACAACGACCCCCTCGTGCTCGCGCACGCGCGCGCCCTGCTCGTCGGCTCCCCCGAGGGGGTCACCGACTACATCGACGCCGACCTGCGCGACCCCGACGCGATCCTGCGGCGGGCCGCCGAGACCCTGGACTTCGACCGGCCCGTCGCGCTGATGCTGATGGGGATCCTCGGGCACATCCCCGAGGACGACATCATGCCGATCCTGCGCCGGCTGGTGGACGCCCTGCCGTCCGGCAGCTACCTGGCGATGTACGACGGCACCGACACCAGCGAGGCCTACAACGCGGCCATCGCGGTCGGCAACGAGAAGGGCGCCGTCCCCTACCTGCTGCGCAGCCCGGAGTCGATCGCCGCCCGCTTCGAGGGCCTGGAGCTGCTGGAGCCCGGCGTGGTCCCCTGCCCGCTGTGGCGCCCCGCCCCGATCGAGGTCGGCACCCCGCGCGGGATGGACCAGTACGGCGGGGTGGCCCGCAAGCCCTGA
- a CDS encoding SIP domain-containing protein, translating to MPPGDVEHLVAVGDPSAAGAMAALARQVRAGIAVHLVLPRGPALPDWLAAPRASGTSTAADTGGYGFPRIGWAEITELTGAPPARTALWLGGEVRPVRELRAQALRDGLDPARITAIPYWSSGLSRDEFDRELSVRYRRAADRGVDIMDPAVAAEIELG from the coding sequence GTGCCGCCCGGAGACGTGGAGCACCTGGTCGCGGTCGGCGATCCCTCTGCTGCGGGCGCGATGGCCGCCCTCGCCCGGCAGGTCCGCGCGGGCATCGCCGTCCACCTGGTGCTCCCCCGCGGCCCGGCCCTCCCCGACTGGCTGGCCGCGCCGCGCGCCTCAGGGACATCGACCGCCGCCGACACCGGCGGGTACGGCTTCCCCCGGATCGGCTGGGCCGAGATCACCGAGCTCACCGGGGCCCCGCCCGCACGCACGGCGCTCTGGCTGGGCGGCGAGGTCCGCCCGGTGCGGGAGCTGCGCGCCCAGGCCCTCCGGGACGGGCTGGACCCGGCGCGCATCACGGCGATCCCCTACTGGTCCAGCGGGCTGAGCCGCGACGAGTTCGACCGCGAGCTGTCGGTGCGCTACCGGCGGGCCGCCGACCGCGGCGTGGACATCATGGACCCCGCGGTCGCCGCGGAGATCGAACTCGGCTGA
- a CDS encoding solute carrier family 23 protein: MPVPRLRRPRGTAAATGPVDQRLPIGRSATLGLQHVLVMYAGVVAVPLILAETLGLDRSQTVALVNANLIVGGVGTLIQALGLWRFGARFPIVQGASFIGLAPALLIGEQYGLPSVFGAVIAAGALTVVLAPVFSRLLRFFPPVVIGSLVTIVGISLMPAAAGWLGGGEGSGDFGAPTDLLLGLLTVVATIAVHVLGRGLWSSLSVLVGLAVGTSAAFLTGTTDFGSVSEAAWVGLAAPLSFGAPRFEIVPILMMSLAMLVILAETTGNMLAIGHIVGVRVDRRRLADAFRADGLASMLGGLYNGFPLNAFSQNTGLLAMTKVRSRFVVAAGGLIMIAFGLLPKAGAVVSAIPPAVLGGGAIVMFGMTTAAGVQELARVRYAGTNNALVVAVSLSVGVLPMASPELFGRVQGPLGLVLESGIFLGAITAVLLNALLDRPAREADRDGADPAASAPSPPADGGRDDERKHVTDTATPGTGTPSTQDIELLRRAFALAGEARERGRHPFGALVAAADGTVIAARGNNSMPPEGDPTQHAELCAAAAAARSVPLERLAGATLYSSAEPCAMCTGALYWTGIGRLVYGLSERRLLELTGDAAENPTFDLPCREVLARGQRKVEVLGPLLEDEAALAHRGFWR, encoded by the coding sequence ATGCCCGTCCCCCGCCTCCGACGCCCCCGCGGCACCGCCGCGGCGACCGGCCCCGTCGACCAGCGCCTGCCGATCGGCCGCTCGGCGACGCTCGGGCTGCAGCACGTGCTGGTCATGTACGCGGGAGTGGTCGCCGTACCGCTCATCCTGGCCGAGACCCTCGGCCTGGACCGGTCCCAGACCGTCGCGCTCGTCAACGCCAACCTCATCGTCGGCGGGGTCGGCACCCTCATCCAGGCCCTGGGGCTGTGGCGGTTCGGCGCCCGCTTCCCCATCGTGCAGGGCGCCTCCTTCATCGGCCTGGCGCCCGCCCTGCTCATCGGCGAGCAGTACGGGCTGCCCTCGGTGTTCGGCGCGGTCATCGCCGCCGGCGCGCTCACCGTCGTCCTCGCCCCGGTGTTCTCCCGGCTGCTGCGCTTCTTCCCTCCGGTGGTGATCGGCAGCCTGGTGACGATCGTGGGGATCTCGCTGATGCCCGCCGCGGCGGGCTGGCTCGGCGGCGGGGAGGGGAGCGGGGACTTCGGCGCCCCGACCGATCTCCTGCTGGGGCTGCTCACCGTCGTGGCGACGATCGCCGTGCACGTCCTCGGCCGAGGCCTGTGGAGCAGCCTGAGCGTCCTGGTCGGCCTGGCCGTCGGCACGTCCGCCGCGTTCCTCACCGGCACCACCGACTTCGGCAGCGTCTCGGAGGCGGCCTGGGTCGGCCTGGCCGCGCCGCTGTCCTTCGGCGCGCCCCGCTTCGAGATCGTGCCGATCCTGATGATGTCCCTGGCGATGCTGGTCATCCTCGCCGAGACGACCGGGAACATGCTCGCGATCGGGCACATCGTGGGCGTGCGGGTCGACCGGCGCCGGCTCGCCGACGCGTTCCGGGCCGACGGCCTCGCCTCGATGCTCGGAGGACTCTACAACGGCTTCCCGCTCAACGCGTTCAGCCAGAACACCGGGCTGCTGGCCATGACGAAGGTGCGCAGCCGCTTCGTGGTCGCGGCGGGCGGGCTGATCATGATCGCCTTCGGCCTGCTGCCCAAGGCCGGCGCGGTCGTCTCGGCCATCCCGCCGGCGGTCCTCGGCGGCGGCGCGATCGTCATGTTCGGCATGACGACGGCGGCCGGCGTCCAGGAGCTCGCCCGGGTCCGCTACGCCGGCACGAACAACGCCCTGGTGGTCGCCGTCTCGCTGAGCGTCGGCGTCCTCCCCATGGCCTCGCCCGAGCTCTTCGGGCGCGTCCAGGGGCCGCTCGGCCTCGTACTGGAGAGCGGCATCTTCCTCGGCGCGATCACCGCGGTGCTGCTCAACGCGCTGCTCGACCGGCCCGCCCGCGAAGCGGACCGCGACGGCGCGGACCCCGCGGCATCCGCCCCCTCACCTCCGGCCGACGGCGGCCGGGACGACGAAAGGAAGCACGTGACCGACACCGCCACCCCGGGGACCGGTACCCCGTCGACTCAGGACATCGAGCTGCTGCGGCGGGCCTTCGCCCTCGCCGGCGAGGCCAGGGAGCGCGGGCGCCACCCGTTCGGCGCCCTGGTCGCCGCGGCGGACGGCACCGTGATCGCGGCCCGCGGCAACAACTCCATGCCGCCCGAAGGAGACCCCACCCAGCACGCCGAGCTCTGCGCGGCGGCGGCCGCGGCGCGGTCGGTGCCGCTGGAGCGGCTGGCCGGCGCCACCCTGTACAGCAGCGCCGAGCCGTGCGCGATGTGCACCGGCGCCCTGTACTGGACCGGCATCGGGCGCCTCGTCTACGGGCTCTCCGAGCGCCGGCTGCTCGAACTCACCGGCGACGCCGCCGAGAACCCCACCTTCGACCTGCCCTGCCGGGAGGTCCTCGCCCGCGGCCAGCGCAAGGTCGAGGTCCTCGGACCCCTGCTCGAAGACGAGGCCGCCCTCGCCCACCGGGGGTTCTGGCGCTGA